The Primulina tabacum isolate GXHZ01 chromosome 10, ASM2559414v2, whole genome shotgun sequence region TtgagaaaaatattgttttattattaatttgttgCATTTAATATGTAACAGAGAAATTTATTGCATTTTTTGTCACCGTCGTTGAAAACTGAGACTGAAACAagacaaaaaatttattaatactTTCAGATTCTTGATGGATTCTAGTTCAAATATGGAATTCAAACCTAATATTGGTATGTAATTTGATAGTTTAGACGAGTCTTGGAAGTTTTGGATTGAATATGGTGGGAAAATTGGATTTGGAGTTAGGAAGCATTATTTTAACAAGAACAACGGATTTATAACTTCGTATAAATATGTTTGTTGCAAGGAGGATGTTCGTAAAAAAGACAAAAGAGATTCATCGACATTCAATCCTCGGCTTGAGACTCGAACAAATTGTAAAGTAAGAATGGGCGTCACATTTGTGGATAGTAAATATAAAGTTAATGAGTTTATCGAAGAGCATAATCACCAACTCCATCTTCAAGAAAGAGTTCATATGTTGTCTTCCCAATGTAAAATTACAGAAGTTCAAGTCTATGAGATTGATTTGACAGAGGATGTTGGGCTTAAACAAAAATCCAATTTTCAGTTGATGAGTAAGCATGCAGGGGGAATAGATGGTCTTGGTTATACAATGTTGGATGCTAAAAATTATATTCGATCCAAAAGACAAAGAAGTATGGTATATGGGGAAGTTGGTTGTCTAATGCGATATTTTCAACAACAATTATCTAAAAATCCATCATTTTACCATGctaatcagatggatgtggAAGAACAGATAACTAATGTTTTTTAGGCTGATGCGAGAATGCTAATCGACTATGAGTATTTTGGTGATGTTGTGTCACTAGATAGCACGTATTGTATGAACCGTGCATACCGACCACTTGCTATCTTCTCAGGTTTCAGTCATCATAGAGGAGCGGTGATTTTTGGTGCAACACTTTTGTATGATGAGACTGCATCATCATTTAAATTGTTGTTCGTAACTTTTTTAGAGGCACACAAGTAAAAAAAGCCTCTCACTATCTTCACTAATCAGGATCAAGCTATGGCAAATGCTTTACAAAAGGTGATGCCTGAGGTATTTCATGGATTGTGCACATGgcatttgatgcaaaatggCGTCAAACACTTGGGAAACTCGATGAAAGATGGTTCTCATTTCTTAACTGATTTTAAGAGATGCATGTATGGCATTGATGATGATACGCGATTCGAGGAGGCTTGGAGTGTTCTACTAGTACACTACAATATTCAAGAAAACACATGGCTGCaatccatttaaaatataaatgagAAATGGGCAGTTTGTTACATGAACAAGGCTTTCATACTTGGTATGAAGAGCACACAACTCAGTGAAAGtgtcaattctgatatcaagaGTTGTATGAAACCCGACTTAGATATAATGCAATTTTTAAAGCACTTCGAACGGGTCTTGGAGGAAAAGTGGTACAATGAGCTAAGATGTGAATTTGAGACATGCCTAAAATTACCGAGATTAAAGCTAGAGAGTTCTCCTATGTTGCGTCAACTTTCTGAAATTTATACCCTCACTATCTTTCATCTATTTCAAGTGGAGTTTTTTTGTTCGCAGCTGcttacataaaatataaaaattaagctCAACCATTATTTGAATATGTTGTCGGGCGAATTGATAAAGAAGGAGAATGAATGTCGATATTTAATCCTAGAACAAAGATGATTTCATGTAGTTGCCGAAAATTTGAGATGACTGGATTATTGTGTTGTCATGCTGTGAAAGTATATCATGTGCAGGACGTAAAAAAATTGCCAAAGCATTATATCTTGAATAGATGAAAGAGAAAAGCTAGGAGTGGAGTGGTACACGATTGTATGGAAATGAAGTCGAAGAAGATCCTAAACGAGAAAGTACAGAACGGTATAGAAAACTTTGTATGATGCTCGTAAGAGTGGCAACCGAAGCCTCCGTCCACCCATCAACTTTCTCTGGTGCATAATTCGGTATGTGATCTAACCAAGCAAGTCATGGAAATGTGTTTGACTGAAGTGAGCCAAGACAACAATGGTGGTGTCAGGACATCATCGATAGGACCTTCTATGATACAAGCAAAACGATTCAAGAAAAGAAATGGTGTGAAAAAGTCAAGAAGGTTGAAGAGTTGGGTAGAACTTCAAGCAAAacgaagaaaaataaatttgagaGTCGAGGTAAATTAACTACTTTTGATacttttttgaaataaaaattatcTAGATTTCTTATTTTTATAATCATCGTAGGACATCGGAACGCACGATGAATTACCCGTATCTTGTTCAGCAACTCCGATACCTCATGCATGTCTTCAAACAACTGGAAGTCAATTCAATTTCACTGATTATTGATGGTATGAACTTTAATGATATCTTGTGTAAAGTCTCgctcatttttaaaaattctactgaacatttttttatataaaagcttcgcattttcgaaataacatttaaaaatgatcttaaatatttgacaataaaaaacgcagttttaaaatttccaaattactCCAAAATCAAACGTAAACGTAAccgaataaaaatcttaaattcgtcaacgtataaaaaggttcatctcctctcaaatctcctaaatcataatgcggaaaacatgcggtcctcgggtcgtgtcaccgcaccagagcTGCCTAcccagagttcagcacctccagtcttctcagcatcaagctcacctgcatcacacacgcctagtgagtctaaagactcagcacacatgtaccagtaataacaagtacatatacgtagcacacaacagtgaaaaatagcataatcaacatacctttcatctGCAGTAAAAATAGTTTAAGTAAACATGtctttcaaaacatgataataatcatagcatgtatcatcgtatcagcatatacgtgttaaatcatgtcatcacatgtcatcataaacgtatacattttcttttaattgaactcagttcattagttgtgactttcgtatcagctctatcgtatcagctctatcgatggatccatctataaaaaccgtggtacccggcggtgggggacatcagcgacagcattacccgcccactgaacccgggcctcagctcatcatatctcatgtcatcgtatacatatacatcgtaagtcacaaccaattctcatccttcaaaaaatatcatcattttcatcacttaataaaaacatgcatatgcgtaactttttctttaaaccaaacatgcaacgcatttatcataattgtgtaaaatcgtaaaaatgatgcataaacattttaaatatcatatatttgtgctcagggcgctgccaagaccaaaatctcaccccgggtgcaaaatgaccattttgcccctgggaACCCAAAAATTCTCGTTTtaaccctggacctctaaaattgacccgaaacttaccaaactctttaaaatatcccaaaacatatttaaaaatattcctaGACGTAATTTCGAGCCAAAAATACAACTGAACcgtttcattttaaaacttggatcggggttccggttttaatccgaatcgaaccgaaaatTAACTAAAACTTTCccaattttttttccatattttacAAACACTTAACTACTCCTAAAACAATGTTATTAAGCCTTTAAACTCACGGTTGAAGCTTCCAGCACCGAACACCACTCTCGGTCCTCTCACAAATCACCACCTCACGCACATCCTTTCCAATTTTCACACCACCAACTAATCCTCGATGCAAAAGCCTTGAACCCACCTAACATGGACCTAGATTAGATCCTAAAGAACCAACCTTAACCATACAATCGGCCCCATGCAGCACACATGAGTCACAAACACAAAAGCTCCAACCGTAACACCACCCGATCCCCAATTCTGCAAAGCTTGTAGTCGGCTAGCCCAGCGGTTCCAGTCGTGGCATGGCCTTACTGGGCCACGCCCCAGACCCACCAGGGTGATCTGGTCCATGCCCTGGTTCAGCCATCACCTCGCCCGATTCACTCCCTAACCGAACCACATCCCCCCAAGGCCCCAACCCTGCACTACTAGGAAACGGCCGATCTCTCATCCCACAACCACAGCACTTGGTTTCATTCCCCAAACCACATCTTAGCCCCTACATCAGTCACTACCAGTCCTGAAAATGCAGCCCATTGCCCAAGAAATCATAGAAGCGTGAATTACATTAAAAAAATGCATAACATGtaccaaaaaaaaaaccataCGTTTTTTTTATTCTATGTTGTACCGATAATTCTTCACACAAAATCCACACATATCAGCAATATATATGACATGAGTGATGCAAAAATAATGGTGTAGGACATGCCTTGGTGAATGAAGAACAAGAACCATGCACGtggagtcccgagagattttcTTTGCAAACCTAACCAAAAAGAATGGTGTTTTCTGCTGTTGGTGATGAAAACCGAGGGAATAATGAAGGGATGAAGAGGGTGTCGGTTGGTTGGGTGATGAAACCGATGGAGTGGGGATGTGAATGGGTGTGTATCGGTTAATTATCATTTAGTTTAGGCTTAATAGTGCTTAAATTCTTAATTGTAAATTTAATGATTTGATAATGGGCcaccattttattttaaaggttttGTAGGCCCATTAGGCCCAAACTTGGTCCCGGAGAATAATTCGTGTTAGGAGGATTTCGCAAATATTAGCCAAACCATAAATAAAATTctctcgattcgataaaatttacgtaccgttaaaaataaaaatcatgcggTTAAAACActcaataaaatcctatttttggaaaaataccCTTAAAATCACCttgtattaatttataaaataaatcgtgtgataaaaaaataattttcctgaaaattctccggtctccgtttctcgttcgagcgtgaagtGCAACTTTATTTTCGTACACTTTGGCGTCAAAGTGACAAGTGGCACGCATCGAATGCCCGCAAATCCCTGATCAAATGGTATCATTTTATTATGTAATGGAAACAATTATAATATAAAACCTATATAATGAGAAATAGATGATGACTCCCTGTCTACAAACTTTTCTTGACATGGGAGTTTAGGTCTAAAAAAAGATATATAACTGTTTGACGAAAATATGAGAGAATCGGGGACGTTGTGGCCCGCTCGCTCTAACTTGGTGAATATATCTTTATTTATTAGTTAGCCTATATGATTAATGAATcatgaaatgaaatgaaattgATAGTTAACTtatattgaaatttgataatatgtATAATCAAAATCACAAATAGTAAAATATAGAGAAAAAACAATACAATTTTACGTAGGCAAATATCTAATTATAAGTAGTAGTTCTGATACATAAAGTGAATGATAGATAATATGTGAAAATTTTCATTCcccaaaattattaaataaaattttagttttatatGCAATTAGTGTGGAGAAATACCGGGTTCGGTCTCGGATGCTTGGGTCCTTTTCTGGTTGAGTAggactcttgtgagacggtctcacgaatctttatctgtgagacggatcaacactaccgatattcacaataaaaactaatacttttagcataaaaagtaatactttctcatggatgacccaaataaaagaccAGTCacacaaaatacaacccgtgagaccatctcacacatgtttttgtctttcttggtttggTATCATATGTTTCGGCCTTCCCGCTTTAGTCTTAAAAGTTGATCAAGTTGGTCTTTTTGttaatttatttgttaaaaGTAATTGAAGACGGTTATGTGTCAATCACACCCCTAAAAGTCTCCAAAAACCCGAATTACAATCCCTAATTTCAGTCCAATCTCATGCACCGAAACAGGAATCGAAAACCCTAAATCCGAAGTTACGTTCTTCAGAGCTTCATCTTCATCGTCTTCTTTTGGTTCTTGTCCAATTCCATTGTACATTATTCTTGATGATGGTGATGATCCTTCATAGGCTGGAGCTGAGGAGTGGGAGAGCTTCTTTCAatggtgaggagaagggtgccgGAGATTCATGAAACACGAGATTTTGGCTGACGTTGGTGGGTGTAGAATTTGAGTTTGTAAAGAGTATGTTTATGTGGGAAGAGAGGTAAAATTGTAGTGTATAGTCCACCCATTGTTGTTGAAGAAATAGGCGTAACGATCAGCCATGGCGGATTGGAGATCGGGACTAAGAAATTGTTGGGGAAATACTTGGTTCAATACTACCAaatcgtttgtgagctattcgaagcttgattcgataaaagctcgtttgagctcgtttaatgaggctcgttaagataaacaaaccaaactcaagctttacagtattcggctcgttagctcgtgaacatatTCGTTgataagttcatgagtaatcttttagatgaaaaaataatagttttgatatttgatttattgattttgcatattatttatgaaatatatagaaaaatcaattaaatttatttatttaataaatatacaaattttaacaagaataatatatttttctttaaatatataatttattttttaattaatttaatgaatttaaatgtataatttatatttattaagtttgtttaggctcgataaaagcttgaataagctctTGAGTCATGCATATAtacgttaaataaagctcgagctcggctcgattataaacgaaccaagctcaaacattcaagagttcgacTCGGCTCGACTCggctcgattacatccctattCAATACCATATGTTTGACTCTTTCCTCGGTTTGGTCTCAAATATTTTGCTGTTCCCGATTTAATCCTaaacatttcaaaaaaatttctcGAGTTGATCCCTCCGTCAATTTAATGATTAAAATTAATGGGATAAAAACTCGGTTCAGTCTCAGATGTTTGGCCCTTCTCGGTTTGGTCCCACATGTTTcaaattcatcatttttcgGATCGAGTAAGATTTTTTTGTTTAACTCCCAATGAAAGATGTATATCTTTCACTTGATGTAGAGGAAACAAGTGTTGGTggttgtttgtcatatatgatTTAAAAGCTCTTATTTATTCGTCTCTTACTGGTAAGAACCGTGTGTAAATCTTATTGTCACATACCTTAATTGACAAAATCGGAACTCTAATTCTGAAAAATCGATGgaaaggtaaaaaaaaaaaatttaaaaaatcaatgaACAAAAACACATATTCAAAAAAAATCGGAACTCTAATTCTGAAAAAAATCGATGGaaaggtaaaaaaaatttaaaaaatcaatgaACAAAAACACATATTCaaaaaaaatcgattttttttttttaaaaaataccttAAATCTGAAGTTCTACATAAATTTCAGAATTCGAGAAGAAAAAATGTGGTtatcatatgagatatggaactGGAATTACATGCTAGATATTAGTTGTGTGCAACAGTGTCGATTTCATTCTCAAGTTGAGCAAAATTTCAGTGTGATAACGTTGAGAAAGAGAAAATAAGTCCCTGCTCGAATTGGACTAAAATTAAGACATCTTATTTGGGTTTTGAGGATTTTATGAGCGTGACTGTTACATGTCATATGAACTGTGagtttcaaatttaaaatttgacgGAATTACCAACTCGATCAAAATTTATAAACCTTTAGTACTAAACTGAGAACGCCAAAGTATTTGAGACCAAACAGGGAAATTGGTCAAACATCTTGGGCTCAACTGGGTATTTCCCTTAAATTGTCATAAGGGAATCAAACAAAAGTTTGAATTATAAAGGATTTGAACTTCAGTGCACAAAATTGGACTGAAATTAATGATtttaatttggattttttttgggatttttaGGTGCGTCGCTAGGACATTGTCTCTGTCGTTGCTTTTAATCATTAATTTTACTTAAGGACcaatttgatcaattttttttaagtatttAGTATTAAATCAAGAGCATCGAACAATTTGTGGTCGAATCGAAAAACTATCCAATTAAACATATGGAGCTAAACCGTGTATTTCCCGTAATTAGTGTCTTTcaataataaacataagaataTACATTCATCGAATCGAGCCTCGAGGAGACCAAATAAACACATGTAAGTATGTAAATTGTCTTTCTTCTTTAACTAGATCTCTTATTCATTCATTCTCCAAAACACATTTTCAATAATCATTTCCAAAATACGAGAAATAAAACGTAACCAAGCATATGCCCACGGGATAATACCatttacatatataatcatggaGTTTATTTCTTAAAATATATTGTTGTGTAGGATCAGATCTGCTTGTGACTCACTTCTCAACTCGATCCATCTTGGATGTTTACATCTCTTAgttctttaaaattatataactttttttttttgatattgAAGATTGTTATAATCGAGTTTCGAATTCAAAAATTCATCATATATATAAGATTTTGGTAGAAGACGatttatagttttttttatagATATGTATAGTTTGTGCTTTTTCATTTAATTGCACGGTACCGTAGAAGAAGGTTCATTTCTGTGAGCTTTTCCTACTCTCTTCGTTTAAACTTGTCTGAATTTTCTACAACTATATCCAAAAAAATAGCACCCACGCGCACATTGAGAATCCCGCGTAGACACGGCATATACTGGTCAATTACATACACTTGCGTGCGTGCGTGcgtgtatatattatattatattgtgTTATAAATGGCCATTCGATCATATTACACGATAATAAAATTCGTTTTTTCAGAAATTTGGTGTTACTGAATTTGTCCAGTATTTTTTTTTGCTGATTATATGGCCGCGAACGCTACTTATTCATCGATCACAGAACGACAACAAGAATACGGCGGCGATAACCACGAGCCCGAGGCCGCCGGATGCGGCTGTTTCCGGCGGTTCTGCTTCGGATGGGACGACGAAGGCCCGTCGAGCCACAACTACCTGCTGCGTGAAACTGCGCCGGGATCAGCCCTTCAGAAGGAGTCATGGGTTGTGGAGAAATTCAAGAAACTGAGGGAGTTTTCAGAGATGGTGGCGGGCCCGAAATGGAAGAACCTCGTCAGAAAAATCGGCAAGTTCTGCAATCCCAAGAAGTCGAACAAGGAGACGACGGATCAGCAGTTTCGGTATTCTCCGCAGAGCTACGCGATGAATTTCGCCGGGGGAGAAGAGGACGAAGATGGGCAGCTGCTGCACAGCTTCTCCACCAGGTTCGCTCCTTATGCGGCGACTGATAATGATCAGCGCACCAGATTTGGCTTGTGATAGCAGATTTTACAAGGAGAAAAgaaatgaaattatgatatatttttgttttttctttctgGTGCGTATGTATTGAATATTGTTTGATTTAATGGAAAATTGGTTTTTTTTATCAGTTTGGTGAAAGATTCTTACATCAATTCTGTCTAAAAAGCCTCATCTCATACAAATTAACAGATAAGAGCATATTTCGACCGTACTGATGGTTCGGTTCACGGTGACTCGTTTTGAACCGGCACGATAATGTTGACCGTTGACTTTTGAACTTATAGTAAGGAAGAGCGATGGTTCACGTTTATTTCAAGGCGGGGCCAGCCGCCATTTGATAGGCCGGAGTTCACATCTAGATGTTTACAGCTAATCTATACTACAAGTAGAGTTTAGATTTTTCAATTcaaatttaattatgattaaaaatatattattatttatttttatttcttataattgtCATGTCATCATCTTCTGATACAATCTCCAAAGTTAGTATTTTTTGATTCCAATCTCAATCGTAACAAACTTCTCCCGGTTGGTTTGCATGACAAGATTGTACATTTGAAGCGAAATgctctaaatatcaaaacaAAGGCCAAGTTTCAAACTGTAGCCAATACAAACAACAAAACACATCAAACAGGAACATTTCTACACGTATACGTCTTCTGATCACGAGTCTTACAACCTTAGATCTCACCTTTTCTATGCCAAATCATAGTAACCAAGTTTTCCTGAATTCATGTTTTGTTCCAATGAATCGACTATTTGCATTCGTCGTTCCCAGATCATGTACTCGTTGGTTCCAGGGTTGTGGTGTGGCTAATACTATCAAACGTATGTTACTTCAATATGAAATAATCCTTAACATGAAAAGCTCGGGTTCATTTATCACCTGCACCACTATATTTGATCCCAATGATTAACTCTCAGTTCTAGTATATATAATGGTTGGTTTTGGAAACGGGAGACGTATATACATACCTCTTGCGCTTGCTTTTCTGGGAACTTGAAGATGAAGAGTTGCTGTGCCAATTCCTCTTCCTTTGGTTGATGAACCAATTATTTATCTGCTTTGGTTGCAAGCCGGTTTCTTGAACCAGTCGTGCCTTGTCTTCCTCCTAACCAAACATATATATATCGTGCAAAGTTAAGAGAAATCAAACTCATGAGAATCCGTTGAAATACAGAATAGACATTGTATCGTCACACATGATTCGACTGTGAAGGTCTACAGAGTTTG contains the following coding sequences:
- the LOC142504891 gene encoding uncharacterized protein LOC142504891 translates to MAANATYSSITERQQEYGGDNHEPEAAGCGCFRRFCFGWDDEGPSSHNYLLRETAPGSALQKESWVVEKFKKLREFSEMVAGPKWKNLVRKIGKFCNPKKSNKETTDQQFRYSPQSYAMNFAGGEEDEDGQLLHSFSTRFAPYAATDNDQRTRFGL